tgtgccctggctatctgtaaatgatgtctgagtgttggagtgtacccctggctatctgtaaatgatgtctgagtgttggagtgtaccctggctatctgtaaatgatgtctgagtgttggagtgttccctggctatctgtaaatgatgtctgagtgttggagtgttcccctggctatctgtaaatgatgtctgagtgttggagtgttccctggctatctgtaaatgatgtctgagtgttggagtgttcccctggctatctgtaaatgatgtctgagtgttggagtgttccctggctgtctgtaaatgatgtctgagtgttggagtgttcccctggctatctgtaaatgatgtctgagtgttggagtgtgccctggctatctgtaaatgatgtctgagtgttggagtgtgcccctggctatctgtaaatgatgtctgagtgttggagtgttcccctggctatctgtaaatgatgtctgagtgttggagtgtgccctggctatctgtaaatgatgtctgagtgttggagtgttcccctggctatctgtaaatgatgtctgagtgttggagtgttcccctggctatctgtaaatgatgtctgagtgttggagtgttcccctggctatctgtaaatgatgtctgagtgttggagtgttccctggctatctgtaaatgatgtctgagtgttggagtgttccctggctgtctgtaaatgatgtctgagtgttggagtgtacccctggctatctgtaaatgatgtctgagtgttggagtgtgcccctggctatctgtaaatgatgtctgagtgttggagtgttcccctggctatctgtaaatgatgtctgagtgttggagtgttccctggctatctgtaaatgatgtctgagtgttggagtgttcccctggctatctgtaaatgatgtctgagtgttggagtgtgcccctggctatctgtaaatgatgtctgagtgttggagtgttcccctggctatctgtaaatgatgtctgagtgttggagtgtaccctggctatctgtaaatgatgtctgagtgttggagtgttccctggctatctgtaaatgatgtctgagtgttggagtgttccctggctatctgtaaatgatgtctgagtgttggagtgttcccctggctatctgtaaatgatgtctgagtgttggagtgtgcccctggctatctgtaaatgatgtctgagtgttggagtgttcccctggctatctgtaaatgatgtctgagtgttggagtgtaccctggctatctgtaaatgatgtctgagtgttggagtgttccctggctatctgtaaatgatgtctgagtgttggagtgttcccctggctatctgtaaatgatgtctgagtgttggagtgttcccctggctatctgtaaatgatgtctgagtgttggagtgttcccctggctatctgtaaatgatgtctgagtgttggagtgttcccctggctatctgtaaatgatgtctgagtgttggagtgttccctggctatctgtaaatgatgtctgagtgttggagtgttccctggctatctgtaaatgatgtctgagtgttggagtgtgcccctggctatctgtaaatgatgtctgagtgttggagtgtacccctggctatctgtaaatgatgtctgagtgttggagtgtacccctggctatctgtaaatgatgtctgagtgttggagtgttcccctggctatctgtaaatgatgtctgagtgttggagtgttccctggctatctgtaaatgatgtctgagtgttggagtgtgcccctggctatctgtaaatgatgtctgagtgttggagtgtacccctggctatctgtaaatgatgtctgagtgttggagtgttcccctggctgtctgtaaatgatgtctgagtgttggagtgttccctggctatctgtaaatgatgtctgggtgttggagtgtacccctggctgtctgtaaatgatgtctgagtgttggagtgttcccctggctatctgtaaatgatgtctgagtgttggagtgtacccctggctatctgtaaatgatgtctgagtgttggagtgtaccctggctatctgtaaatgatgtctgagtgttggagtgttccctggctatctgtaaatgatgtctgagtgttggagtgttcccctggctatctgtaaatgatgtctgagtgttggagtgtgcccctggctatctgtaaatgatgtctgagtgttggagtgtacccctggctatctgtaaatgatgtctgagtgttggagtgttccctggctgtctgtaaatgatgtctgagtgttggagtgttcccctggctgtctgtaatgatatctgagtgttggagtgtgcccctggctatctgtaaatgatgtctgagtgttggagtgttcccctggctatctgtaaatgatgtctgagtgttggagtgttcccctggctatctgtaaatgatgtcttagtgatggagtgtacccctggctatctgtaaatgatgtctgagtgttggagtgttcccctggctatctgtaaatgatgtcttagtgatggagtgtacccctggctatctgtaaatgatgtctgagtgttggagtgttcccctggctatctgtaaatgatgtctgagtgttggagtgttcccctggctatctgtaaatgatgtctgagtgttggagtgttccctagctgtctgtaaatgatgtctgagtgttggagtgtacccctggctatctgtaaatgatgtctgagtgttggagtgttccctagctgtctgtaaatgatgtctgagtgttggagtgttccctagctgtctgtaaatgatgtcttagtgttggagtgttcccctggctatctgtaaatgatgtctgagtgttggagtgttcccctagctgtctgtaaatgatgtcttagtgttggagtgttccctagctgtctgtaaatgatgtctgagtgttggagtgttccctagctgtctgtaaatgatgtcttagtgttggagtgttccctggctatctgtaaatgatgtctgagtgatggagtgtacccctggctatctgtaaatgatgtctgagtgatggagtgtacccctggctatctgtaaatgatgtctgagtgttggagtgtacccctggctatctgtaaatgatgtctgagtgttgaggctgtctgtaataaaaaatataaaaaatggtgccttctggtttgcttCATATAAGGAATATGAAATAATGTatacttctacttttgatacttaggtatattttatcaattacatttaaCGTTGATGCTTAAGTATATGTTAAACCAAATAGTTTATAGTTGTATTTcactgactttcacttttacttgagtcattttctattaaggtaccttTACTTGTACTACAGACAATGGGGTACTTTTTACAGCCACTGGAGCCAAACAGGCCCAGCTCATTAGATCTCTAATCAACAACGTAGCTGGAGCCAAACAGGCCCAGCTCATTAGATCTCTAATCAACAACGTAGCTGGAGCCAAACAGGCCCAGCTCATTAGATCTCTAATCAACAACGTAGCTGGAGCCAAACAGGCATGGGCCCAGCTCATTAGATCTCTAATCAACAACGTAGCTGGAGCCAAACAGGCATGGGCCCAGCTCATTAGATCTCTAATCAACAACGTAGCTGGAGCCAAACAGGCCCAGCTCATTAGATCTCTAATCAACAACGTAGCTGGAGCCAAACAGGCCCAGCTCATTAGATCTCTAATCAACAATGTAGCTGGAGCCAAACAGGCCCAGCTCATTAGATCTCTAATCAACAACGTAGCTGGAGCCAAACAGGCCCAGCTCATTAGATCTCTAATCAACAACGTAGCTGGAGCCAAACAGGCCCAGCTCATTAGATCTCTAATCAACAACGTAGCTGGAGCCAAACAGGCCCAGCTCATTAGATCTCTAATCAACAACGTAGCTGGAGCCAAACAGGCATGGGCCCAGCTCATTAGATCTCTAATCAACAACGTAGCTGGAGCCAAACAGGCCCAGCTCATTAGATCTCTAATCAACAATGTAGCTGGAGCCAAACAGGCCCAGCTCATTAGATCTCTAATCAACAACGTAGCTGGAGCCAAACAGGCCCAGCTCATTAGATCTCTAATCAACAACGTAGCTGGAGCCAAACAGGCCCAGCCCATTAGATCTCTAATCAACAACATAGCTGGAGCCAAACAGGCATGGGCCCAGCTCATTAGATCTCTAATCAACAACGTAGCTGGAGCCAAACAGGCCCAGCTCATTAGATCTCTAATCAACAACGTAGCTGGAGCCAAACAGGCCCAGCTCATTAGATCTCTAATCAACAACGTAGCTGGAGCCAAACAGGCATGGGCCCAGCTCATTAGATCTCTAATCAACAACGTAGCTGGAGCCAAACAGGCCCAGCTCATTAGATCTCTAATCAACAACGTAGCTGGAGCCAAACAGGCATGGGCCCAGCTCATTAGATCTCTAATAAACAACGTAGCTGGAGCCAAACAGGCATGGGCCCAGCTCATTAGATCTCTAATCAACAACGTAGCTGGAGCCAAACAGGCCCAGCTCATTAGATCTCTAATCAACAACGTAGCTGGAGCCAAACAGGCCCAGCTCATTAGATCTCTAAACAACAACGTAGCTGGAGCCAAACAGGCATGGGCCCAGCTCATTAGATCTCTAATCAACAACGTAGCTGGAGCCAAACAGGCATGGGCCCAGCTCATTAGATCTCTAAACAACAACGTAGTTGTTTCATCAACTAATCAACAACGTAGCTGTGCAGTTTCATCAACTAATCAACAACGTAGGTGTGACCACTATTCGGTCATTGAATACCAGCAGAAGCAAAAGTGTCTGTTTTTAAATGACCACAAGGTGGCAGTATTTGCTCAGCGATTGAGAACAACTGTTCCAGTTCGGTTGAGTGGAAGACAGTACAGTCACCATTAACCCCTGACCCCAGCCCTAGACCTCATGAGGATATCTGAGACGATTTGACAGGTGTAGAAAAATTTGAGAACATAATTAATCGATCTGACGATGgaggtgatgatgatggggaTTTACATCAATTGTTTTGAAAATGTAGAAAATGTTGACGACAATCAAACGTGTTACAAAGTGAGAAGCAACTGTTTAAAGTTTATTTTACCAAAGATGTTATTTACTTCAAACTACAGAGTTTAATAGTTGGATCCAGCTGGTGTTTTGTATAAATGACCACTGAACAAAGGGTAACATTGCAGATGGTGTCTTTATTTAAAACAATCTCATCTTTAGAGAGCTTCTCCAATGTCGTCTCTCCCAAAATGTGGACATCACAACTTTCTGGAACACAGGAAGGGAAATGTAGACCAGCAAGGGGCATCGTTCTGGCAGTGAGAAGCTGGGaatgagagaaacacagagaggtaGGTATTATCTTTGTTTTATAAATATGTAGCTAAAAAATGAACAAATTCCCTTTAAGATGTATTTAACTTCTatccaaatgtttgatgtataaTGAGTAGGAAACTAGTCTGGTGACAGGATTGTACCTCCATAGTTCATCTCCATGCAATGCTTCTGGCTGTTCGTGTTGTCTTTCACAACAAAGTGGTCAGAGTTAGAGGGTTGACCCGGGGCCCAGTTCTGGTAGTTAAACCTGGACCCGTCGCTCCACAGCCAGAGACCCTCCTACAGAGCACACAGGACGATGCATCACTAGCAGATAgtaaacactatatatacacactgtagtTACTGTCTTTAAAGAGGCAAACCACTGTttgggtaaaaagctgagggatgggccaggagaaatgtaaccactcagatTCCTAGAcagagttagacagagttatggaTACCAGGATTTACCATCTGAGACTGACCATCTATGATAAGCATGAGACTGACCATCTATGAGATAAGCATGATTTAACAATGGCTTGAAGCTAGACAGTGTTTGTAATATTAGATAACAAGCTTTGAAAAGAACTGGTATACTGGCTTCATTAgagtagggggcactattttcacctccggattaaaagcgtgcccaaagtaaactgcctgctactcaggcccagaagctaggatatgatTGGtatatttggatggaaaacactctaaagtttccagaactgttagaataatgtctgtgagtaacagaactgattttcaggtgaaaacctgagaaaaatccatcagGAAgtggtattttttttaatgtttgtagttttctattgaatgccagtatccattgacttaggactcaaattgcacttccgatggcttccactagatgtcaacagtctttggaaattgtttcaggcttgtattctgaaaaaaatAGGGAGTAAGAGCACTTTGAATGAGTGGACACTGCAGTGTCCCAGAGGTTTTTCATGTGCGCGACCGAGAGTCATGTTTTCCTTTTATATTGATgaagctattgtccggttgaaatattattgattatgaataaaaaacaacctgaggattgattataaacatcgtttgacatgtttctacgaactttactgaTACTTTTCGGATTTTTCGTGCCTATTATGACTGCCTTTGAGCTGAACAAAACGCACAAACAAAACTGAAATCTGACACATTATGATTAACAAGAAGTATTACAcatgttttatgaatttttataatgagtatttctgtttttgaatttggcgatctgcaatttcactggatgttggccaggtggatgCTACCACCTGAGGTTGGACGTGAGGTTAACTTCAATAGGGTAGAGGGCAGCtttcagaatttgtgggttaAGGTTCTGTAGTCAATGCATCCTATATGTTTCCAGGAGTGTTGAACAGACGGTGCTTCTGACCTTGATGGCATCGTTGGCTCCTATCCAGGTGCGCTGGACTTTCCTGGTACTCTTCCTGATGACAGACTGAAGGAAACGATACTGGGGAAGGCTGTGCACTGATGCCAGGTTACCTCCCAAGTGCAAACAtttcctctggagagagagagaggggagaaagaaagaaagagagagagagagagagtgagagacagagagagagagagagagagagacaggagagagagagagagagagagaga
This DNA window, taken from Oncorhynchus tshawytscha isolate Ot180627B linkage group LG10, Otsh_v2.0, whole genome shotgun sequence, encodes the following:
- the LOC112240505 gene encoding galactose-specific lectin nattectin-like, which codes for MQRVWRKCLHLGGNLASVHSLPQYRFLQSVIRKSTRKVQRTWIGANDAIKEGLWLWSDGSRFNYQNWAPGQPSNSDHFVVKDNTNSQKHCMEMNYGASHCQNDAPCWSTFPFLCSRKL